A single Triticum dicoccoides isolate Atlit2015 ecotype Zavitan chromosome 2A, WEW_v2.0, whole genome shotgun sequence DNA region contains:
- the LOC119354133 gene encoding uncharacterized protein LOC119354133 — MGCARTVKAGAAAAAAVLVAAGVRMVGPAAAGFVAEEIPRAQAAAATWLTPPYLYLVINAIIISIAASSKFQTSRASGSHAAVGTEPVPVPSPGLAMPMEVSAPAVTMAMTVPVPEPRVPEAVPMVKTPPAPVPAPEMEEEGDFLISRSAWTPQRRVTETEVEVAPFADLTNKREKPLSSARFGRKAAKPSPEGSRALRVSRPRREDTLESTWKAITEGRAPPLARHLKKSDTFDTRPGRRPSGGGEEAAPPAATMRKAETFNDPAAAVAGAGERKVRREPSLGQDELNRRVEAFINKFNMEMRLQRQESLKHYSEMVGSGGGRY, encoded by the exons ATGGGGTGCGCGCGGACGGTGAAGGCcggggcggcggccgcggcggccgtGCTGGTGGCCGCCGGGGTGAGGATGgtggggccggcggcggcggggttcgtGGCGGAGGAGATCCCGCGCGCGCAGGCCGCGGCGGCCACCTGGCTCACGCCGCCCTACCTGTACCTCGTCATCAACGCCATCATCATCTCCATCGCCGCGTCCTCCAAGTTCCAGACCAGCCGCGCGTCGGGCTCCCACGCCGCTGTGGGGACGGAGCCGGTTCCAGTGCCTTCCCCGGGATTGGCCATGCCGATGGAGGTGAGTGCACCTGCAGTCACCATGGCGATGACGGTGCCCGTTCCGGAGCCGCGTGTTCCGGAGGCCGTGCCGATGGTCAAGACGCCCCCTGCGCCGGTGCCGGCGCCTgagatggaggaggagggggacttCCTGATTTCAAGATCTGCATGGACGCCGCAGCGGAGGGTCACGGAGACGGAGGTCGAGGTGGCGCCGTTCGCGGACCTGACGAACAAGAGGGAGAAGCCGCTGTCGTCTGCGCGGTTCGGTCGTAAGGCGGCCAAGCCCAGCCCAGAAG GCAGCAGGGCGCTGCGGGTGTCGCGGCCGCGGAGGGAGGACACTCTGGAGAGCACGTGGAAGGCCATCACGGAGGGGCGGGCGCCGCCGCTGGCGCGACACCTCAAGAAGTCGGACACCTTCGACACCCGCCCGGGCCGCCGTccgtccggcggcggcgaggaggcggcgcccccCGCGGCGACGATGCGCAAGGCGGAGACGTTCAACGACCCCGCCGCGGCCGTGGCCGGCGCAGGCGAGAGGAAGGTTCGGCGCGAGCCGTCGCTGGGGCAGGACGAGCTGAACCGGCGTGTGGAGGCCTTCATCAACAAGTTCAACATGGAGATGCGGCTGCAGCGGCAGGAGTCGCTGAAGCACTACAGCGAGAtggtcggcagcggcggcggccgttACTGA